The genome window GCAAACAAGTAATACCGATTATCCTTTTTGAAGATGAAAGGGGCTTCAATCGCACTGTCGTTAACAAGCCCATTGGGACCTTCGCTGCGTTTGCGGCTGGCGATGGTGTACCATTCCTGAGGCTCGGCAACAGCGGTAAGGTCGTCGCGCAGCTGAACGAGTTTAAGCCCACCCCAGAAAGAACCGTAGCTCAGCCAGGGCTTCCCCGCTTCGTCAAACTGAAGGTTCGGATCAATCGCATTCCAATCGTCCCGGCCCGGTATTGATTGAATGATTTTGCCGACATCTTCCCATTTGTAGTCGGGTGAGGCTGGATTGAGCGTTTTATTGGTGACCAGACCGATGCAGGACGTGTTTTTGCCAAACGCCGATACTGAATAAAACAGGTAGTACTTTCCGTTGTGAAACGAAATGTCGGGTGCCCAAATGTGGTTCTTAAAGCTGGGAACGGCCTGAACGGCCCAAGCCGGAGCCGTTTCGAACACGGGTTTTTCTCGCTGCCAGTTTTGTTGGTCTTTGGAAGACCAGACGGAAATGCCCCGACCTGTGGCAAAGAGATAATAGGTACTATCTTGCCGAATCATGACCGGATCATGGACAGAAATGCGCGGCTGGAGCACAGATTGAGCCTGTACTCCAGCAACACAAATCAGCGAAATAAAAAGCGTCGATAAACTTAGAACAGAGCGCATAGCGACC of Tellurirhabdus bombi contains these proteins:
- a CDS encoding arabinan endo-1,5-alpha-L-arabinosidase, with the protein product MRSVLSLSTLFISLICVAGVQAQSVLQPRISVHDPVMIRQDSTYYLFATGRGISVWSSKDQQNWQREKPVFETAPAWAVQAVPSFKNHIWAPDISFHNGKYYLFYSVSAFGKNTSCIGLVTNKTLNPASPDYKWEDVGKIIQSIPGRDDWNAIDPNLQFDEAGKPWLSYGSFWGGLKLVQLRDDLTAVAEPQEWYTIASRKRSEGPNGLVNDSAIEAPFIFKKDNRYYLFASFDLCCKGPNSTYKIVVGRADKITGPYVDREGKKMVLGGGTLVLQGDKNWHGVGHNSAYTFNGTDYLVFHGYDAADGGKSKLLIQKMNWDSDGWPLLAAEQ